The genomic interval atttttaattattcagttatatttttatttattgagttatatttttatttattcatttatatttttttttttttttttatttatatttttatctatttttctAATGAACGTGGTGATACATATAATTCAGACTCATCTCATCGTCATAATAATGCTCTTCTTtccaacaaaaaaaaaacaaaatagaataaaataaaataaaataaacaaaaataaaataaaataaacaaaaataaaataaaataaacaaaaataaaataaaataaacaaaaataaaataaaataaacaaaaataaaataaaagaacaagAGAACAAAAGAACAGACCAGAGCAGACCAGAACAGAACAGAACAGAACAGAACAAAcgcataaaaaatatttaaatgaacataaaaaagaatccaaaattaaagaattctttaaaattatacaaatgaCAGTGCTCCATTGTGACTTCACAAAAAGTTTCGTTCCGTTGTAGTGCTTAATGaataatgtatattcatttttttataacaagaATAGtagaaagaaaataaaacaaaattagaaataaaacaaaattagaaataaaataaaagtaaaaaacgaaaaaaaacgaaaaaaaaacatttgcaatgttgtaaaatttaaagtacaaatattttattcagtTGGaagaacatataatatagtatattcaccaatatacacgtatatacatatgtacatttatacatatatatacaattcaAACAAATCTTGGGCAGTAGTTTAACTAATCAAAAACACAAAatgcattaatatattaataaattgcatttttttttttttttttttttttttgaatactgtaataattatatgggCCAAATATAAATGTCATCGTATTGCCAAATTGTGattaagtaaaaatgtagtaattatttatgttttttataaaaaaaaaaaaaaaaaaaaaaaaaatagctattaaacttattatttttcatcattaattttatcattttattttacaaaaacgAATGATAACTTCATATGAGATTATGAAAAACATAAGCATGAAGAacggaaaaaattaattaacgATATATGCCGTAAAAGTGAAATAATGAAAGCGCAAAAAAATGCAACATCAAACGAACAGAACAAACAAGTTGAAGTACAGAACGAAATACTACGTGaagtaaaacttttttttacaacAGAACAAAAACTAGATCGACAATACTCCTTAGTATTTTGTTAGAGCATTtaacatttaataattatggtCTTtgcaatgaaaaaaatactacCGGAGCACAGCAATACACGGATAAACGAATAAAATTGTTTTCAAAagatgaaattaaaaattaaaaatagaagataaaagataaaaaataaaagatacataataaaagataataaaagataaaaaataaaagataataaaagatacaaaataaaagataataaaagataaaaaataaaagataataaaagatacaaaataaaagagaataaaagataaaaaataatcatgTACGTTAACCCCTCTGATTTGTCAAAAAGCCTCTTTAAAGTACATTCACTTATTACACATAGCAACATAgactattttatttcttttgagtttattaaattatcattactGTTATTTACTTATGTTTGATGTTcaatcaaaatataaaatagtgTTAAAATaccatataatataacatggaaattttattttttatatatatacttttaaaataaaaataatactattgtttttatttatactttatAACGCGTattcacatatacatatatatatatatatatatatatatatatatatatatatgtagcaCATATGATATTGctccaaaaaataataataaaatattagcaCATTTAAAGTACAcatttgcatatatgtgtttatatatatatgtatatatatatgtatatcgtttttcctttttctccAGGAGGTTCAACTTTTTAAAGACGACTGTAATTAcagtataatttatttacacaGAACtgttattctatttttaaaaatttcttccttttttttgttaacttcattttaaatgaaaaataaggaaaaagcTGAAGTGTATTTTACTACACCAAATAGTAGATTAAAAGGAATATTCTAAAATTggctaataaaaaaaaaaaaaaaatggaaaataaaaaaagaaatagaaaacgAAATAGAAAACGAAATAGAAAACGAAATAGAAAacgaaatagaaaaagaaattgaaaaagaaattgaaaacaaaatagaaaaagaaattgaaaaagaaatagaaaaagaaattgaaaaagaaattgaaaaagaaatagaaaaagaaaaagaactagaaaaaaaaaacacacctgataaattaattatgtataaaacGTACAAACTAATAATCCAGTAACTCTAACCTTTGTAcgaattttcaaaaatttaaaaatataattactgCCATTATATGTAGTAATTCGATAAATTATTAGTACGATAAACAAATGTAATTCAAGAGTAAAGAGGCGAACATGTTCTCTtaagtaaataatataaaatatgattaataaaaaaaataaaacaaaataaaataatttccactactttttataatattatatatatatatatatatatattgtataccattatattttttcctttttccacgccatatataataataatatataaatgtgcgTATCAGAAATACGTTAAAGATTcttaattttcatatttgtaaaactccataaaaatataataatattattttaaaaaaaaaagtcttactatttttaattttgtacataatatacataGCAGCCCATACCAATTTAATACATTATGATGCAGaagttatattattgttaatccCTATAAACTTTACCgggataaaatataatacttaCTAGTTCAGTGAATTGAAATTGGATTAAGATAATAATCGTACTACCACTACTTCTAACAATAATCATAATATTGGTGAGTGttcttattataatatatatttatatgtatgaataaaaattgaaattatGGAATATTCTGAAAAATGGCTgtacaaaaaataagtacAAGAACGCGATCACTCTAGTTTTGTACTTTTAATGCATGCTTAACGTAATTTATCATGtactttataaatatttatatattttagtagtacataatttttaagtttatattctaaaatatatataaatctagatatatatagatatagatatctatatctatatatatataaaaaaaaaaaaaaaaaaattataagattaaaatttatatataataatatatatatgtatatagctACATGTACgcataaaattataacaaatatttgaCGGgaaatacctttttttttttcttaaaaaaaaattatattattaatgttcAATTTTAAAACAGTTTCAGCTGAGATGAATAAAATGGTAGCACAACTTTACAATGGcaattcttatttattagctaaaaatataaataaataaataaatatatctacatatatatttacatttatatatatagttatatttggtacctttatatattattaaaaaattttaaatgagaaaattaaaaagatttttttctttctagaCCTTTacgttcttttttttttttttttttccttttccttatctctaaaaaaatgtaaaaaattatacatgcATAATAACACAATAAAACAATGATGTAGTGATGCAGtaatattctatttttattattttataatataatttttttttttcattatatatacatttatacaattatacacatacatttttaaattttaaaaatttctgtttttgaaaaagagagtgtatatatatattatatatacctatgtagatatatataattgttaaaaaaaaaaaaaaaaggaacagcGAATGACTTCCATATAGTTAAATAAatcttttcaaaattttagagaaataattatttaaaatgaagaaatgcAACATTAAAACAAACGATAATTCGACTtctacaaataaatatgatcAAGCAAAAAAAGGACAAGTTATAACCATCTTACCTCTAACATTTTTGAtgttaaaatgtaaaaatacaaGAATACAcatgatttttattttattaagtatTATAGTTATAAGCTCTATGTATTTGCCTTCCCATTTTTCTTACAACATGAAGTAAAACTTAATAGATATTTGCATCCCCTgtcgtacgtatatatgtgtgtatggaTGTGCGTTTATGGGTATACATATgggtatttatgtatgtatgagtatgcatgtatatatatgggtaCACGTTAAACGCATACGTGTGTTAAGCACACGTAACGAATTTGCGCGCATTTACCTTATTGCccgtaattttttatatgcaaaaataaaaaataaaataaaatgataaaataatgaacacCACTTAACGTAGCATTAATAACGACTACAATTGCAGttgtaataatagtaatggaagtaacttcttttttgttatagAAATGCAGTGCAGTATGTGtgtggaaaaaatgaaactcCCTATTATAGTAGTAAAAAAGGAAGGCAGATATACGAACGAATATTAGAGGCAGAACGAGTATGTGCATTTGATAAGCTTGGTCGTTTGTACGGCgaagaagatgaagaaaTGAATAATACGTTAAATTTATTGGCCAATTACCCAACGGTAGCTTATACAGAACCGGAATCATATGAACTAGCAGAAGAAGTACATAATATTCAACTAGACGATTTAGTTTTTAGAGTAAATCAAATGTGGCATGAGACTGTTGAGAATATGATACAAAGGTATACTGCATATGCTGAGGAACATAACATTGATGAAAGTTGTAGGGATGAAATGTGGAATCAAGGATGGTATAGATA from Plasmodium brasilianum strain Bolivian I chromosome 2, whole genome shotgun sequence carries:
- a CDS encoding hypothetical protein (Plasmodium exported protein), which produces MKKCNIKTNDNSTSTNKYDQAKKGQVITILPLTFLINAVQYVCGKNETPYYSSKKGRQIYERILEAERVCAFDKLGRLYGEEDEEMNNTLNLLANYPTVAYTEPESYELAEEVHNIQLDDLVFRVNQMWHETVENMIQRYTAYAEEHNIDESCRDEMWNQGWYRYLYSIHGDLNYFLHDEHLSLETREQLAEELIRGAKEDFLWFLNMVKEEWDRIHQSEIIVEV